In Ancalomicrobiaceae bacterium S20, the following proteins share a genomic window:
- a CDS encoding BMP family ABC transporter substrate-binding protein, whose translation MAMVGALVVPAFGEDIQPAVLYDLGGKFDKSFNEAGYAGAEKFKKDAGVEYRDFEIQNDAQREQALRNFARRGNSPIVAIGFSQATAIEKVAKEFPNIKFAIIDMVVDLPNVRSIVFKEQEGSYLVGLLGAMASKSGKLGFVGGMDIPLIRKFACGYVQGAKAANPKVEVFQNMTGTTGAAWNDPVKGGELARSQIERGADVVYHAAGGTGLGVLQAAADAGKLGIGVDSNQNHLHPGKVLTSMLKRVDVAVYDAFKDAKDGKWSNGVKVLGLAEGGIGWALDDNNKALITPEMKAAADKAEKDIIAGTVKIHDYMSDQKCPF comes from the coding sequence ATGGCAATGGTGGGTGCGCTGGTCGTACCGGCCTTCGGTGAGGACATCCAGCCCGCGGTGCTCTATGACCTGGGCGGCAAGTTCGACAAGTCGTTCAACGAGGCGGGCTATGCCGGCGCCGAGAAGTTCAAGAAGGACGCGGGTGTCGAGTACCGCGACTTCGAGATCCAGAACGACGCTCAGCGCGAACAGGCGCTGCGCAACTTCGCCCGCCGCGGCAACTCGCCGATCGTCGCGATCGGCTTCAGCCAGGCGACCGCGATCGAGAAGGTCGCCAAGGAGTTCCCGAACATCAAGTTCGCGATCATCGACATGGTCGTCGATCTGCCGAACGTCCGCTCGATCGTGTTCAAGGAGCAGGAAGGCTCCTATCTGGTCGGCCTGCTCGGCGCGATGGCCTCGAAGTCCGGCAAGCTCGGCTTCGTCGGCGGCATGGACATCCCGCTGATCCGCAAGTTCGCCTGCGGCTACGTGCAGGGCGCCAAGGCCGCCAACCCGAAGGTCGAGGTGTTCCAGAACATGACCGGCACCACCGGTGCCGCCTGGAACGACCCGGTCAAGGGCGGCGAGCTCGCCCGTTCGCAGATCGAGCGCGGCGCGGACGTGGTCTATCACGCCGCCGGCGGCACCGGCCTCGGCGTGCTGCAGGCCGCCGCCGACGCCGGCAAGCTCGGCATCGGCGTCGATTCCAACCAGAACCACCTGCACCCGGGCAAGGTGCTGACCTCGATGCTGAAGCGCGTCGACGTCGCGGTCTACGATGCGTTCAAGGACGCCAAGGACGGCAAGTGGTCGAATGGCGTGAAGGTGCTCGGCCTCGCCGAGGGCGGCATCGGCTGGGCGCTCGACGACAACAACAAGGCGCTGATCACCCCCGAGATGAAGGCCGCGGCCGACAAGGCCGAGAAGGACATCATCGCCGGCACCGTCAAGATCCACGACTACATGTCGGATCAGAAGTGCCCGTTCTGA